Sequence from the Phragmites australis chromosome 11, lpPhrAust1.1, whole genome shotgun sequence genome:
CAGAAGATTCTAAGAATAGGGGGAATTTTCTAGAGTTGGTGAAGCTTTTAGCAGAgcaaaatgaaaaaattaagaAGGTTGTGCTAAGAAATGCTCCAGAAAATCATCAAATGGTGGCTCCAGCAATACAGAAGGACATTGTTCAATGCTTTGCAGAGGTAATAGTGGTTCatttattattttgttttatgaaTTATGTTTCGGCTCTCAAGAATGATCAATAATGTGTTATGTGCAGGTCATAGTGAATTCTATCATCGAAGAGATTGGTGgtgatgtgttttgcttgttGGTTGATGAGTCTGCGGATGTTTTAGACAAGGAACAAATGGCTGTGGTTTTACGGTACGTCGACAAATGTGGAGTGCTCAAAGAAAGACTCATTAGTGTTGTTCATGTTAATGAGACAACATCTTTATGTCTCAAATCTAACATCGATCAATTATTTACCGAGTATAAATTGAGCTGGAAACAAGTCAGAGGCCAAGGTTATGATGGAGCAAGCAACATGAGAGGTGAGTTCAATGGTTTAAGAgctctgatcatgagagagaATAGGTCAGCATTCTATGTCCATTGTTTTGCTCACCAGCTTCAGTTAGTCATAGTAGCAGTagctaaaaaaaatgatgatatTAGTGACTTCTTTGACATGATATCTCTTCTTCTTAACGTGGTTGGAGCTTCTTGCAAACGGAAAGACATGATACGGGAAACTCAACAAGAGAGAGTAAAGAAAGCAGTAGGTGGTGGACAGATTTGTAGTGGAACAGGATTGAACCAGGAGCAATCACTTCAAAGACCTGGAGACACTCGGTGGTGTTCCCATTATAAGACTCTTAAGAGTCTTAACAGCTTGTTTCCATCTGTTATTGATGTGCTCCaatatgtggaaaaagatggCCCAAATGATACGAAGAGACGTCAAGCCCGTGGAATTATAGATTATCTTCaggattttgattttgtgtttcatttgcacctgatgttgatgatcttgggATATGCAAATGCTCTATCACTTTGTTTACAGAGGAAAGATCAAGATATATTGGAGGCCATGTTGGAGGTGaagtcaaccaaacagaaatttCAGGAGATTAGAGATGATGGTTGGGAATCTTTATTGGAGAAAGTATATTCCTTTTGCGAAGAGCATGGTATTTCTAAGTTAGATATGGAAGAAGAGTATGTTGATCGTCATAAACCAAGGAAAAAGTCGAACCACACTAATTACCAACACTATAGATGGGATTGTTTCAACCCTGTTGTTGACTTGCTACTTGCCGAGTTCAATGACCGCTTCAATGAAACAAATTCTAACTTGCTTTCTTACATGGCTGCTTTCAATCCCAAGGATTCTTTTGGTGAGTTCAAATTGGAGAGCTTAATGGAATTAGCTAAGCTCTATCCTGATGATTTTAGTTCTATTCAACTTACGAACCTTGCTCATGAGCTTCAGATTTACATTGACAATGTACAAGCTGATGAAAGATTTTCCAACTTGAACACCATTACCGAACTTGCTAAATTGATGGTGGATACAAAGAAGCATCTTGCTTTTCCTTTGGTCTATCGACTTTTAAAGCTAGTACTTGTTTTGCCTGTTGCCACCGCATCAGTGGAGAGGTGCTTTTCGGCAATGAAAATTGTGAAGACGATACTACGTAATCGTATTGGTAACAAGTTTATGAATCATTGCATTATTTGCTTTGTCGAGCCTGCCTTTCTAGCTACAATCCCAAATGATATTGTCATAGATCACTTTCAGAAGATGGAAGATCGTAATCGTAAAATGCTTCTATAAGAGGTAAGCACCAGCCAAAATAACATTTTTAAAGTTTAGTAGTGCTGTTAAATATAAATTGTTATAACATGTCATATTCCTCATTGTTTTCAGGTTACTTCATATATCAGCAGTGATGCCAGTTTTTGAGCTTTGGACCTTATAGTTATCTGATTATATCTACATTGCTTAATTATCGGATGTCTGAATTATTACACTGAGTTTATCTAAATTGGTAGGTTTCCTTAACTTTATTACTTAGTACTTACCATTGATTTATTATACTTTCCCTACGTATTGTTAGTTCACTAGAAGTCATATTCGTTGTTGAGAGTTGATGGTGACACCATCGAACTAAAatcctggatccgcccctgcttGTAGGTGATCAACAGCACATTGCGGTCCTCCATGGAGAGCTTGTCCCTGCCGCCGGCCATGCGCCACACGCTCCATGAACTCCACCATTTCCTTGTACCTCTCTAGGGGAAACAAGTGGGGAAACAAATGTGTGCACGAAGAGGTTAGCTTCACAGGCAAGGCAAGGAGGAAGAGAAGCTAGGGGAGAAGGAATGGAGTCGCGACCATGGTAGGAGATGGCCGAATCTCCTTCTTCGGCGGTGGCTTAGGGTCGAGGTGATGGCatcgggaggaggtggtggcatgAGGTTAAAAGGCAACAACCCTAGGTGATGGCATCGAGAGGAGGGTGGTGGCGTAAGGCAAGGAGGAAGAGAAGCTAGGGGAGAAGGAATGGAGTCGCGACCATGGTAGGAGATGGCCGAATCTCCTTCTTCGGCGGTGGCGGAGGGTCGAGGTGATGGCAtcgagaggaggtggtggcatGAGGTTAAAAGGCAACAACCCTAGGTGATGGCATCGAGGAGGGTGGTGGCGTGAGGTTAAAAGCCCTTTCTATAGTGTGATGGGATTTCGGTGGTTTAATCAGGCCAAATTTAGGTTTTGATGGGCTATAATAGTAGAGACGGTTTCAAGTTTGAAATCGTCTGTACTTACTATCAGTACAAACATCTTCGGTTTGGAATCGTCTGTACTTACAGATGATTCCAAACTAAAGCCGTCTATACTGGAGCGTCCCACCATGTTGGAACAACTTCTCGTCATTTTCTCATACGGTTTCAGTattgaaccgtctgtgataatattTGCACAAACGGATTTATAGAATCGTCTGTATAGGAACGTCCCACTAAATagattctatagtagtgaatgTGGATAGATACAATGCTTATCTTGTGTCAAAGGGAGACTGAATCATACAAAATTGATTACAAGGAGACATTTGCTCTTGTGGTAAACATGAATTCTACAAGGATAATTATATCATGTGTTGTGAACTTGGACTTCAGGTTCTTCGCCATCCTAGTTTATTGTATGGCTTCAAGCAACCATCTCAGGTCTGTTTGCCAAATTTTGACGATCTATGTTAAAAAAAGGCTATAACCAGAGCAATTAATGGAGGCTATACCTTATTCTACAAACTCCTCAGGAGTATTGCAACTTCGATAGTATATGTGGATGACGCTGTGATCGGAGATTACTCTGATGAAATTGCTCACTTGAAAAGTCTCCATTGCACAAGAATTTATCTAAAGATATGGGTCACGTACTTAAGATATTTTCTCAGGA
This genomic interval carries:
- the LOC133884270 gene encoding uncharacterized protein LOC133884270 gives rise to the protein MSGSGSMNMMERFLKRKLPPASDEGTSRANRVVSNINVTTHSSLILSPKDVNLDELPYDPADRKRIKEYPSLKLQDQIRRRYLIKGPYRPQPGFNYPQTLIVGKPRRFNPEWFEEYDWLEYSEKVDKAFCLYCYLFRDCIEGQAGNDAFVTKGFSYWNKKKRLDTHVGGLTSFHNAAVKRCNNFLKPSQSIVVGFNKQSDVAKDEYFTRLSTSINATRFLLHQGLAFRGHDESEDSKNRGNFLELVKLLAEQNEKIKKVVLRNAPENHQMVAPAIQKDIVQCFAEVIVNSIIEEIGGDVFCLLVDESADVLDKEQMAVVLRYVDKCGVLKERLISVVHVNETTSLCLKSNIDQLFTEYKLSWKQVRGQGYDGASNMRGEFNGLRALIMRENRSAFYVHCFAHQLQLVIVAVAKKNDDISDFFDMISLLLNVVGASCKRKDMIRETQQERVKKAVGGGQICSGTGLNQEQSLQRPGDTRWCSHYKTLKSLNSLFPSVIDVLQYVEKDGPNDTKRRQARGIIDYLQDFDFVFHLHLMLMILGYANALSLCLQRKDQDILEAMLEVKSTKQKFQEIRDDGWESLLEKVYSFCEEHGISKLDMEEEYVDRHKPRKKSNHTNYQHYRWDCFNPVVDLLLAEFNDRFNETNSNLLSYMAAFNPKDSFGEFKLESLMELAKLYPDDFSSIQLTNLAHELQIYIDNVQADERFSNLNTITELAKLMVDTKKHLAFPLVYRLLKLVLVLPVATASVERCFSAMKIVKTILRNRIGNKFMNHCIICFVEPAFLATIPNDIVIDHFQKMEDRNRKMLL